The Desulfoscipio gibsoniae DSM 7213 genome contains a region encoding:
- a CDS encoding 4Fe-4S binding protein yields the protein MAQITFREDRCKGCKLCTAVCPKQLIKMAGHINVMGFHPATVEEPEKCTGCALCARMCPDLVIEVAKEEKKVG from the coding sequence TTGGCGCAAATAACATTTCGGGAAGATCGCTGCAAAGGATGCAAATTATGCACGGCAGTATGTCCCAAACAATTGATCAAGATGGCCGGGCACATCAATGTAATGGGTTTTCACCCGGCCACTGTGGAAGAACCCGAAAAGTGCACCGGGTGTGCACTGTGTGCCCGCATGTGTCCTGATTTGGTAATTGAAGTGGCAAAGGAGGAAAAGAAGGTTGGCTAA
- a CDS encoding glycosyltransferase family 2 protein, with the protein MSAKRVVALIPAYNEAKYIAATVTALAALPEVDEIVVVDDASTDRTAELAAAAGARVISLPANSGKGAALNKGSDQIKANIVMLLDGDLGDSAKEARLLLEPVLTGLADMTVAHFPPPRRKGGFGLVKGLARKGIKFYTGLEMQSPLSGQRVMTRPVMDKLLPFASGYGVEVGLTIKAARAGFKVLEVPVQMTHAETGRDLKGFWHRGRQFCHIARALARAALVK; encoded by the coding sequence ATGTCCGCTAAGCGGGTTGTTGCTTTAATACCAGCTTATAACGAAGCGAAATATATAGCTGCCACCGTAACGGCGCTTGCTGCACTGCCTGAAGTGGACGAAATTGTGGTGGTGGATGACGCATCTACCGACCGCACTGCGGAACTGGCAGCCGCTGCGGGGGCCAGGGTAATCAGCTTGCCCGCCAACAGCGGTAAAGGAGCCGCGCTAAACAAGGGCAGCGATCAAATCAAAGCAAATATAGTTATGCTGCTGGACGGAGACCTGGGCGATTCAGCCAAGGAGGCCAGGTTGCTGTTAGAGCCCGTTTTGACCGGCCTTGCTGATATGACCGTGGCTCACTTCCCGCCGCCCCGCCGTAAGGGCGGTTTTGGGTTGGTTAAGGGGCTGGCTAGAAAAGGTATTAAATTTTATACCGGCCTGGAAATGCAGTCACCTTTGTCCGGTCAACGGGTGATGACCCGCCCCGTAATGGACAAGCTGCTGCCCTTTGCTTCGGGTTACGGGGTAGAGGTGGGATTGACAATCAAGGCGGCCCGGGCGGGATTCAAAGTGCTGGAAGTACCGGTGCAAATGACTCATGCTGAAACAGGGCGTGATCTTAAGGGTTTCTGGCACCGGGGCAGACAATTTTGCCATATCGCACGAGCACTGGCCAGGGCTGCGCTGGTTAAATAA